The DNA sequence AAAGCGCTCCATGCATCATCTTTGTCGATGAATTGGATGCCGTGGGCAAGGCACGTGCCGGACAAGGAGGGTTCGGAGGCAGCCATGAAGAACGGGAGCAGACATTGAACCAGCTCCTGGCGGAAATGGACGGTTTTGATCCCCGTGAGGGTGTGGTCATTCTGGCCGCCACCAACCAGCCCGAAACACTGGATCCCGCCCTGTTGCGGGCCGGCAGGTTCGACCGGCACGTCCTGGTGGATACGCCGGATGTCAACGGTCGAAAGGTAATCCTGGAACTGCACGCCCGGAAAATCAGGTTGTCCGGGCAGGTTGACCTGGCGGTTGTGGCCCGGATGACTTCAGGTTTTTCCGGTGCGGATTTGGCCAACGTGATCAACGAGGCTGCCTTGCTGGCCGCGCGCAAGGAAAAAAACGAGGTGGGTCTGGAGGAACTGGAAGAATCCGTGGAGCGGATCATTGCCGGGCTGGAGAAGAAAAGCCGGGTGATCAATCCCAAGGAAAAGGAAATCATCGCCTACCATGAAACCGGACATGCGCTTGTTGCCGCCTTCACCCCGGGCGCGGACCGGGTCAAGAAAATCACCATCATCCCCCGGGGCATTGGTGCTCTGGGCTATACGCAGCAACTGCCCACCGAGGACCGGTACCTGATGACCCGCCAGGAACTCCAGGGCAAGATTGACGTACTCCTGGGAGGACGGGTGGCTGAACAGCTGATTTTTGATGAAATCTCCACCGGAGCCCAGAACGACCTGCAACGGGCCACGGATATCGCCCGAGCTATGGTCGCTGAACTGGGCATGGGCAAGACCCTGGGCCTGTCCACCTATCCACGCCAGCGAAAACCAGCCTTTCTGAAAGCGGAACAGCCGCCGTTCCCTGGCAAGGAATACAGTGAGGCCACCGCCGCGCAACTGGACGAGGAAGTCAGGGAATTGCTGGAGGACAGGAAGGCCAGGGTTTGGAACGTATTATCCGAGCACGAGCAGATACTGCGAAAAATAGCAGAACGTCTTCTGGAAACGGAGGTTTTGGATGAACAGGAGTTCAAGAAATTCATCCAGACGACAAAGAAGGAGTCCGAAACATAAGGCCTGCCTGGTTGACGAGGTCATGGGCTGAAAAATCATCATTCCAGTGTGTTGACCTCTGAAGGTTTCCCGGTAATCGCAACACATGATTTGTGCCCGGAGTCGTGGCCATGGGGTGAGCCGAGAGTGGCGGGTTTGCGGCTTTCTTGCTCCCAAAGCGGATTGTCTCTACATTTCCAGACACGGAAATCGCTCAAAACCTGGGAGCCGACATGGAAAAATTCTTCAATACCTCCGGGCCGATTGACATCTCCGAACACTACGCCCTGCACCCTCTGCACC is a window from the Desulfonatronum thioautotrophicum genome containing:
- the ftsH gene encoding ATP-dependent zinc metalloprotease FtsH; translated protein: MDNKTKFLIWYIFIAIIGVIALNHVIVSQYAPKDIAYSEFLEALEAGLIVEVSIVGDQIEGKMRDAENPEETLHFSTFRVEPELSEKLADHGVTFLGRPERTFFRDLLSWVIPLILFLGIWVLIMRRMSAGAGFMNVGQSKAKIYMDKDIEVTFEDVAGVDESKEELQEVIDYLKDPEPFQRLGGRMPKGVLLVGPPGTGKTLLARAVAGEAKVPFFSISGSDFIQMFVGVGASRVRDLFKQARESAPCIIFVDELDAVGKARAGQGGFGGSHEEREQTLNQLLAEMDGFDPREGVVILAATNQPETLDPALLRAGRFDRHVLVDTPDVNGRKVILELHARKIRLSGQVDLAVVARMTSGFSGADLANVINEAALLAARKEKNEVGLEELEESVERIIAGLEKKSRVINPKEKEIIAYHETGHALVAAFTPGADRVKKITIIPRGIGALGYTQQLPTEDRYLMTRQELQGKIDVLLGGRVAEQLIFDEISTGAQNDLQRATDIARAMVAELGMGKTLGLSTYPRQRKPAFLKAEQPPFPGKEYSEATAAQLDEEVRELLEDRKARVWNVLSEHEQILRKIAERLLETEVLDEQEFKKFIQTTKKESET